The DNA window CTAACATGTCATCATTGGCTCAGCGTGGACAGCAAGGTACCTTGTATAGCGATATGCTTCTATCGAGTCTCTACCAAATTTCGACACCATCCCACTATCGACAAAGCCGTACCAGCTGCGACAAAAGGTTTAATTCTCGCCTCACGCCTCAGTGACCTCCCGCTCCAACCGACAAGATGATTACCAAGTTCATGACCGAGGTCACGGCCAAATTCAACCCCTTCTCGACATGCGCTAAGCCCGCTCGCCTGTTCCTGACTTTCCTCCCGCCAAACGTTCGTGCCAACGGAACGGTCGTCAACACGGCTCTGCTGCCGAGAGATTCTGCAGAGAGCAGCTCATTAAGAGTCAAATTCAGTACGCCTACACTGAAGGAAGGAAGGTGTGATGATTGAGAAAGGTGCTAATTCGTTTTGCGCAGAGGATGGCAAGGAAATGGACTTCAACTGCTCAAAAATCAACATCAAGGGTTTAGTCGAGGAGGTCGACCGTCACTCGCGCCAACTACAAAAGGCCGCAGATTTGTCCGAGTAAAAATACTACAAAAATTTGTCTATACTTTATGCATTGACGGCGTTACGCGGGGCAGGGATACGGCTTGAATAAGGCCAATGTGGACATCACTAGATATTGTACGATATACGTTGTCatgaaactttttttttcttttccagtACTTTTTACTGCAGGGCTTGGATTTTACGCCCGCAGGGTATACACTATCAAACACTAAACATCTGATACATGTGACGCCAGCAAAAAGTGCTCATCGTTAAATTATGCCTACTAAGCAGAAGCACCGCTGATGAAGAACCACTTGTCAATGGAAGCGTCGATCTTCGCGGGGGGGAGCTCCTCGtgaggaggcagaggaggcagagaTTGAGCGGGAACGCGGCTAGGAGAGTGCTCAACAGTCGTGTTGGTGCTAgagcagaaagaaagagtTAGTCAGGCCGAACTATTTGCTGTCATATGGGCAATTGGGACTTGGACTTACGTGGAAACGCTGCCAGGCTGGGTCTTGCCGGTAATGAGGCGCTCCCAGGCCTCAGCACACTCGCGGATGACGTCCATGGCGTAGCTGTTGTTCTGTTAGCTAAAAGCTCTTTGAAAACTCTCCACGGGTAGAAAAGACACATACGCCTTGTTCTTGCACTCGCCAGTGAAGGCGAACTGGTTCTCGGGCTTGCCATCAGGGATCTTGTAGATACGGAACCACTCGTTGGTGGCACGGAGAAGGCCAGGCAGGTGGCGCTCAACGTCCTCGACGTCGTTGAGTTTGGGGGCCAGGGGGTCGTTCACGTCAATGACAATGACCTTCCAGTCagtctcctcctcgtcgaGAAGGGCCATGACACCGAGGACCTTGACCTGCTTGATCTGGCCGGGGTAGCCAACAAGCTCGCCGATCTCGCAGACATCGAGAGGGTCGTTGTcacccttggccttggtctcgggGTGAACGGTGTTGGGGTCCTCCCAGGTCTAGAGCGCACCGCATTGTTAGTTGTTATTCTTGTATCAAAAGAGAAATTGGCCCCTTTGGTCAGAGAGCTGAAGTTGGGTATAAAGAAAAGGTGGCATCGCATACCTGGGGGAAGGCACCGTAGTTCCACAGGTAGCCCTTGTGGGGGAAGCAGTTGCGGACAAAGCGAAGCTTGCCCTTCTTGATGTCCTGCTTGATGGGGTTGAGGAGCTCCTCCTTGGAGATCtacgagagaagaggccacAAACGTCAGTATGCTGAAAAGAGCGGTGCCTAAAAAACGAGGGGCAGCAAAAGGGGGGAGATGATCAAGGTCGGATTCAGATGCGCTCATGTCTTGGATGAAAGACAAGGACGGCAGCGAATTCAATCCAGATCCAATCAATTGCCACAATTGCGAACTCACCTCAAGCTTGCCGTTGGTCCATCGAGGAATCTCGACAACCATGTTCAGGATGGTCTGCTCCTGGTTGGCAAACAGAGGAATATCGTGGAAGGGGGACACGGGGACGCCATCCTTCTCGATGTAGACGCGGTGCTCCAGAGTGTTCTGGGCGGCAACCTTGCGGACGGTGTATCCAGACATCGTGGCGGCTTGTGCTGGTGATGAATCCGAATTGCTGTTCAGATGGCGAGCAATTTGGGCGGTTCGCTGGAAGGGTTGGGAAGCTTgcgaggaggcggaggagttTTGACCCGATGGAGGGGGCGGGGCACGCAGACCCATCTTGGCAGCGATAGGGAGAGGGATAGCTGTAGGGAGAGGGACAGCACTGTCGGCGCCTGTAGTAACACCGTCTACAGGCCTACCAGAGCCCTGTGTCCGGGCAGCGTCAGAGGCAGCGGAAATGGAACTGTACAGGCGAGGCGTCGTCCAGCATGCGCCGCTGTGATTGGGCAGGGAGACTTGGCCACGCAGACTCTGCCACCTGAGCTGCAGTGCACGGCGAGCCAACATGGGCAAAGGTCTGGAGATCGGATCGAGGCTCTCTTTAACGGGCAGCAGGATAAGGGGATGGGGGCCAATGGGTAAGATGCGTTTATTTTGGTCCTTTCCGGATTCTCTAGAATATCAACCTCACGGGGGGCGAGTTCGGTTGATTTGGGCCTATGACCGAGGTTCGTAGCAGGCTTTTCAGTGCCGGAGTGCACCACGGCTGCCGGAGATACGGGGCGGCAAAGGAAATCTGTACTGTATGTGCATGCGAGGCGGTAAAGCCCAGGAGGCTCGAGCTTTACTACGGCTGTTTTAATGCGGGGCTGTTAGGGAAATGGTTCCGGCAAGTACCATAGCACGCAAATTGATACGTAATTGTACATGGACACCAGCAATGCTCAAacatcctcgccatctctaCCCGTACAGGGTAATTATCATTGGAACAACACCCCCAATTCCAACCCTTCGATCCCTCAAGAGAAGATATGAGATATCATTACATACATATACCTATTCTAGTAATATATCTTTTCATGCTTGAATATGTAATACTTCATTGTCTTCTTGAGAGATATGCTGGATCCATTCGTGTAATCTGCTGAGACACATTTCTCTAAACGAAGCTCTATTGTTCATGACTAcaggtaaaaaaaagtacccAACTTGCTAAAATCAGTTGGATAAAATAGATATGTGTCCTACAGCGcccaagaaacaaaaaataaTCCACCCAATCCATATAGATAAGCCCGAGCTGGTTGCCCAATCCTCCTGCCAGACTCCTTGCGTAGACGCCAACAAAAAGGACACCTGAAA is part of the Trichoderma atroviride chromosome 1, complete sequence genome and encodes:
- a CDS encoding mitochondrial 54S ribosomal protein mL53 produces the protein MITKFMTEVTAKFNPFSTCAKPARLFLTFLPPNVRANGTVVNTALLPRDSAESSSLRVKFKDGKEMDFNCSKINIKGLVEEVDRHSRQLQKAADLSE